The following proteins are encoded in a genomic region of Terriglobia bacterium:
- a CDS encoding NADH-quinone oxidoreductase subunit D: MQVEYSGDVMTLNMGPQHPSTHGVLRLELKTDGEVVAEAIPHIGYLHRCFEKHAENIEYPGVVPFTDRMDYCAAMNMELGYVLAVEKLMGIQVNNRVRCIRIIMAELNRIASHLIAAGTYGNDMGSFTPFLWCFRDRETILDLFEETCGARLLYNYNWIGGLMCDVLPGFEKKVIDFIDYFEPQVDNLNTLLSDNYIFIKRTANVGIMSPKVALSYGVTGPNLRGSGVKFDVRKDEPYLGYEELDFNVPVGLGEHGPVGSCWDRYMVRIREVKESCKIVRQAVARMTPGDVQESIPKRIKPPAGEVYHRSECPRGELGYYLVSDGSLKPYRVKVKSPCFTVMSAFREISRGAMIADIIAILGSLDVVLGEIDR, encoded by the coding sequence CGATGTCATGACCTTGAACATGGGGCCGCAACACCCCTCCACTCACGGGGTGCTGCGCCTCGAGCTCAAGACGGATGGCGAGGTTGTCGCCGAGGCGATCCCCCATATCGGTTATCTTCATCGATGCTTCGAAAAGCACGCCGAAAACATAGAGTACCCGGGTGTGGTTCCGTTCACCGACCGCATGGACTACTGCGCCGCGATGAACATGGAACTCGGCTACGTCCTGGCCGTCGAAAAGCTCATGGGGATCCAGGTAAATAACCGGGTCCGCTGCATCAGGATCATCATGGCCGAACTGAACCGCATCGCGAGCCACCTGATTGCGGCCGGCACCTATGGAAACGACATGGGATCGTTCACTCCGTTCCTGTGGTGCTTCCGCGATCGCGAGACCATCCTGGACCTTTTCGAGGAAACCTGCGGCGCCCGCCTGCTTTACAACTACAACTGGATCGGCGGTTTGATGTGCGACGTCCTGCCGGGATTCGAGAAGAAGGTCATCGACTTCATCGATTACTTCGAGCCGCAAGTGGACAACCTGAACACGCTGCTGTCGGACAACTACATCTTCATCAAGCGTACGGCAAATGTGGGGATCATGTCTCCCAAGGTGGCATTGAGCTACGGCGTCACCGGCCCGAATCTGCGCGGCAGCGGGGTGAAGTTCGACGTCCGGAAAGACGAGCCTTATCTGGGATACGAGGAGCTCGACTTCAACGTCCCGGTCGGCCTGGGCGAGCATGGCCCCGTGGGCTCCTGCTGGGACCGGTACATGGTGCGCATCCGCGAGGTCAAGGAGAGCTGCAAAATCGTTCGGCAGGCCGTGGCCAGGATGACGCCGGGGGATGTGCAGGAATCGATTCCCAAGCGCATCAAACCGCCTGCGGGAGAAGTCTATCACCGGAGCGAGTGTCCCCGCGGAGAGCTGGGATACTACCTTGTCAGCGACGGCAGCCTCAAGCCCTATCGCGTCAAGGTGAAATCGCCTTGTTTTACGGTGATGAGCGCCTTCCGCGAGATCAGCCGCGGGGCTATGATTGCGGACATCATCGCGATTTTGGGGAGCCTGGACGTGGTTTTGGGGGAAATAGACCGATAA
- a CDS encoding NADH-quinone oxidoreductase subunit J, whose protein sequence is MDTNILIQIVFYFFAAMTVISAAIVVFAKNLIHSAFALLFTFFGVAALYVFLGADFLAATQMVIYVGGILVLLIFGVMLTHKLYDLKLKAETYQFWPGLVLTTVVFLTLAVVMMRTTWHNGGTAALNPTTGAIGELFMKEYILPFELASIFLLIALIGAAMIVRRRSE, encoded by the coding sequence ATGGACACCAATATTCTGATCCAGATTGTCTTTTACTTCTTTGCCGCCATGACGGTTATCTCGGCGGCCATCGTCGTATTTGCCAAAAACCTGATCCACTCCGCCTTCGCACTGCTGTTTACCTTCTTCGGCGTTGCCGCGCTGTACGTTTTCCTGGGCGCTGATTTTCTCGCTGCGACGCAGATGGTGATTTATGTGGGCGGAATCCTGGTGCTGCTGATTTTCGGCGTCATGTTGACCCACAAGCTCTATGACCTCAAGCTGAAAGCGGAAACCTATCAGTTCTGGCCCGGCCTGGTTTTGACAACCGTCGTATTCCTCACCCTGGCCGTCGTCATGATGAGAACGACCTGGCATAACGGAGGAACCGCGGCATTGAATCCGACCACCGGGGCGATCGGAGAGCTGTTCATGAAAGAGTACATCCTTCCGTTTGAACTCGCCTCGATCTTTCTGCTCATCGCCCTCATCGGAGCGGCAATGATCGTCAGGAGAAGATCCGAATGA
- the nuoK gene encoding NADH-quinone oxidoreductase subunit NuoK: protein MGLTQYLIISAALFSLGIMAVLTRKNAVNVLMGVELILNSANINLVAFSRFSAANLNGQVFAIFVIVIAAAEAAVALAIVLSMYRLLKSVNLDKADTLKG, encoded by the coding sequence ATCGGTTTAACCCAATATCTCATCATCAGCGCTGCACTTTTTTCGCTGGGCATTATGGCGGTCCTGACGCGCAAGAACGCCGTCAACGTCCTGATGGGCGTGGAACTCATCCTGAACTCCGCGAACATCAATCTGGTGGCCTTTTCCAGGTTTTCAGCCGCAAATCTGAATGGCCAGGTGTTTGCCATTTTTGTCATCGTCATCGCTGCCGCCGAAGCTGCCGTCGCCCTGGCTATCGTTCTTTCGATGTACAGGCTGCTCAAGTCGGTGAACCTGGACAAGGCTGACACGCTCAAGGGATAG
- a CDS encoding putative zinc-binding metallopeptidase, producing MHSALQYEDNWETERYALLTSRVCDLELNFVDTMLSHCIQKLYDELALKKLQFRPRYYFTCEGDEWGCPDRVPIIGIPFHLADNRLTRIEKEMGYTAYDRGDLMCLLRHETGHAINYAYQLYATQEWKEVFGEFNKTYPENFKFKFNPYSRNYVRSQGDPRYYAQAHPDEDFAETFAVWLTPRANWRVAYRNWPAVKKLEYVDHVMQTIRFKKPHVVAGPLDSPFHAKTYTLIEYYGENLDDYKDNALGIYDEDLKWIFPVQSNGHNKYVPAKDLIRRNRRFLIATIASWTGAREKVVAPVIIKFFQRSRELGLNLPSEEEKYRLASLTALGTTVVMNYLHTGRYIPD from the coding sequence ATGCATTCCGCCCTGCAGTATGAAGATAACTGGGAAACCGAAAGGTACGCTCTGCTGACCTCGCGCGTCTGCGATCTCGAACTGAATTTCGTAGACACGATGCTATCTCATTGCATACAAAAACTTTACGATGAACTGGCCCTGAAAAAACTCCAGTTTCGCCCGCGCTACTACTTCACCTGCGAGGGGGACGAGTGGGGATGCCCTGATCGCGTTCCCATCATCGGGATTCCCTTTCATCTTGCCGACAACAGGCTGACGCGCATCGAAAAGGAAATGGGCTACACTGCCTACGACAGAGGCGACCTCATGTGCCTCCTGAGGCATGAGACCGGCCACGCCATCAACTACGCCTACCAGCTGTATGCCACGCAGGAATGGAAGGAAGTTTTTGGTGAATTCAACAAGACTTACCCGGAAAACTTCAAGTTTAAGTTTAACCCGTACAGCCGCAATTATGTCAGAAGCCAGGGGGACCCCAGGTACTACGCCCAGGCTCACCCGGACGAGGACTTTGCCGAGACTTTCGCCGTCTGGCTGACGCCCCGCGCGAACTGGCGCGTGGCCTATCGCAACTGGCCGGCCGTGAAGAAGCTGGAATATGTCGACCACGTGATGCAGACGATCAGGTTCAAGAAGCCCCATGTGGTCGCAGGGCCCCTGGATTCTCCCTTCCATGCCAAGACTTACACTCTCATCGAGTACTACGGCGAAAATCTCGATGATTACAAGGACAACGCGCTGGGGATTTACGACGAGGATCTGAAGTGGATTTTCCCGGTTCAATCCAACGGGCATAACAAATACGTGCCGGCGAAGGATCTTATCCGCAGAAACCGCCGGTTTCTGATCGCAACGATCGCGAGCTGGACAGGAGCGAGAGAGAAGGTCGTGGCTCCTGTAATCATCAAGTTCTTCCAGCGCTCCCGGGAATTGGGATTGAATTTGCCGTCCGAGGAGGAGAAGTATCGTCTCGCTTCGCTGACCGCATTAGGAACCACGGTAGTAATGAACTATCTCCACACCGGGCGCTATATCCCTGACTAA
- a CDS encoding NADH-quinone oxidoreductase subunit I, whose translation MRAYFRDIGLTMVTVARSMWVAWLHLFTRAVTLQYPTEKWDMPERTRARLFNKIEDCIGCGQCARACPTDCITIETEKRGKDEPPVFASDGTAIKLRTYVFDIDMTLCCYCSLCTFPCPTHCLVMTKEYEYSAYDKNEHMYHFAVDKPMFAKPSKEAPADKG comes from the coding sequence ATGAGGGCTTATTTCAGGGATATCGGGCTTACGATGGTTACCGTGGCCCGTTCGATGTGGGTGGCGTGGCTGCACCTCTTTACCCGGGCGGTTACGCTCCAATACCCGACCGAAAAGTGGGACATGCCGGAACGGACGCGGGCGCGGCTGTTCAACAAGATCGAGGACTGCATCGGCTGCGGCCAGTGCGCGCGTGCCTGTCCGACGGACTGCATCACGATCGAAACGGAGAAGCGCGGCAAGGATGAACCCCCGGTCTTTGCGTCCGACGGCACGGCGATCAAACTGCGTACTTATGTGTTCGACATCGACATGACCCTCTGCTGCTACTGCTCCCTTTGCACCTTTCCATGCCCGACCCACTGCCTGGTGATGACCAAAGAATACGAGTATTCGGCCTACGACAAAAACGAGCACATGTACCACTTCGCGGTGGACAAACCGATGTTTGCTAAACCCTCCAAAGAAGCTCCGGCAGACAAGGGCTGA
- the nuoH gene encoding NADH-quinone oxidoreductase subunit NuoH, which yields MESIAQLLELIPKYDVLPELLRASMPMLVSSLVIFGLLSLVVLFLVWWERKISAHMQDRLGPMYVGGWHGWAQTIADAIKLLLKEDIVPEATDKVLYKMAPFIVFLGAFAAFVVIPFGASSIVSDLNIGILYILAVGSLAVVGIMMAGWSSNSKYSLYGGMRSVAQIVSYEIPAAMAIMTVVILTGSLSMQEIVNAQKGGIQNWFLFRNPFTFLAFFLYFISSLAEVNRTPFDIPEAESELVAGYHTEYSGMRFAFFFLAEYANMIVVAGVATTLFLGGWTQVLPGAPDSQLVPGPIMFLVKVMALIFVQMWLRWSLPRLRVDQLMYLCWKVLLPASLVLVVGVGWLAVYWK from the coding sequence ATGGAATCCATCGCACAACTCCTGGAATTGATACCGAAATATGATGTGCTTCCGGAGCTCCTCCGGGCGTCGATGCCTATGCTGGTGAGCAGCCTCGTCATCTTCGGGCTCTTATCGCTCGTGGTTCTGTTCCTGGTGTGGTGGGAGCGCAAGATTTCGGCTCACATGCAGGACCGGCTGGGTCCCATGTACGTAGGGGGCTGGCACGGCTGGGCCCAGACGATTGCGGATGCGATCAAGCTCCTTCTCAAGGAGGACATAGTTCCGGAGGCAACCGACAAGGTGCTGTATAAGATGGCACCCTTCATCGTGTTTCTCGGCGCCTTCGCCGCCTTCGTGGTGATCCCTTTCGGGGCTTCTTCGATCGTGTCGGACCTCAACATCGGTATTCTCTACATCCTCGCGGTCGGCAGCCTGGCTGTGGTTGGCATCATGATGGCGGGATGGTCGTCGAACAGCAAATATTCGCTCTATGGCGGGATGCGGTCGGTGGCGCAGATCGTCAGCTATGAGATCCCCGCGGCGATGGCGATCATGACGGTCGTGATCCTCACCGGCAGCCTTTCCATGCAGGAGATCGTCAACGCACAAAAGGGCGGGATTCAGAACTGGTTCCTCTTTAGAAATCCGTTTACGTTTCTGGCGTTTTTCCTCTACTTTATCAGCTCACTGGCCGAGGTCAACCGGACCCCCTTTGACATTCCGGAGGCGGAGTCGGAGCTGGTCGCCGGCTATCACACGGAATACTCCGGCATGCGCTTCGCGTTTTTCTTCCTGGCCGAGTATGCCAACATGATCGTGGTCGCCGGCGTTGCCACGACACTGTTTCTGGGCGGCTGGACTCAGGTTCTTCCGGGCGCGCCGGACTCGCAGCTCGTTCCCGGCCCCATCATGTTCCTTGTGAAAGTGATGGCGCTCATTTTTGTGCAGATGTGGCTGCGCTGGTCGCTACCGCGACTGCGCGTGGACCAGCTTATGTATTTGTGCTGGAAAGTGCTTCTTCCCGCCTCGCTGGTGCTGGTTGTGGGAGTAGGCTGGCTGGCGGTTTATTGGAAGTGA
- a CDS encoding NADH-quinone oxidoreductase subunit N has protein sequence MNPQILQDMHAFYPEITIALTLLAVIVVDLAAPGIRKSATFLVSALGLLLALAFTVPLVGAPQGTLFYGMVALDPMAVFFKGFLIFTSFLILLAAPGSREISKQHIGEFYTLLLGVTLGMILLASAVDLLMLFLSLEMVSLSSYIMVGYLSNERQSNEASLKYLLFGAVSTGSMLYGITLLFGMTGTTKIAQVRDALAQGTAGGNNSVMLLVATVLVMAGFGFKTASVPFHFWCPDVYTGAPTPVTAFLSVGPKAAGFATLIRFFYGGLSHTSGAAPWGSLASINWTLLVLMISVVTMTLGNIAALRQDNMKRMLAYSSIAHAGYILMGTVVLSSQGLQAVLVYLITYLFMNLGAFLIVIEIFNRTGSFDLKDYRGLWHRSPFLTISMTIFMLSLMGIPPFAGFFGKLYVFGAAVNRDLAWYAVVGALNSVIAVYYYARVIKTMIIDAEAEGVQRGVIRLSWTSQALVWVMLLPTAGLMLFWDRIQQLTSNSMHLFFG, from the coding sequence ATGAATCCACAGATTCTGCAAGACATGCACGCGTTCTACCCGGAGATCACCATCGCCCTGACGCTGCTCGCAGTCATCGTCGTGGATCTGGCAGCGCCCGGGATCCGGAAAAGCGCGACGTTCCTGGTCAGCGCTCTCGGCCTGCTGCTCGCGCTCGCCTTCACGGTCCCTCTTGTGGGCGCGCCGCAGGGCACGCTCTTTTACGGCATGGTGGCGCTGGATCCGATGGCGGTCTTTTTCAAAGGCTTTCTGATTTTCACTTCGTTTTTGATCCTGCTGGCGGCACCGGGTTCCAGGGAGATCTCCAAGCAGCATATCGGTGAGTTTTATACGCTCCTGCTGGGCGTGACCCTGGGAATGATCCTGCTTGCTTCCGCTGTCGACCTGCTGATGCTGTTCCTGTCTCTGGAAATGGTATCGCTGAGCAGCTACATCATGGTCGGATATCTGAGCAATGAGCGGCAATCGAACGAGGCATCGCTGAAATACCTCCTGTTCGGGGCGGTATCCACGGGCTCGATGCTGTACGGCATCACGCTGCTGTTCGGCATGACCGGGACGACTAAAATCGCCCAGGTTCGCGATGCATTAGCCCAAGGGACCGCAGGCGGGAATAACTCTGTGATGCTGCTGGTTGCCACGGTGCTCGTCATGGCCGGATTCGGTTTTAAAACCGCTTCCGTCCCCTTCCACTTCTGGTGCCCAGACGTTTACACGGGGGCTCCCACTCCTGTGACCGCATTCCTGAGCGTGGGCCCCAAGGCCGCGGGATTTGCCACGCTTATCCGATTCTTTTACGGCGGGCTCTCGCACACCTCCGGCGCCGCACCCTGGGGTTCTTTGGCGTCCATCAACTGGACGCTGCTGGTGCTGATGATCTCCGTGGTCACGATGACGCTCGGAAACATTGCCGCTTTGCGCCAGGACAACATGAAGCGCATGCTGGCGTACTCGTCAATTGCCCATGCCGGCTATATTCTCATGGGGACGGTGGTGCTTTCGTCGCAGGGGCTGCAGGCGGTTCTCGTCTACCTGATCACATACCTGTTCATGAATCTGGGCGCATTCCTGATCGTGATTGAGATCTTCAACCGCACGGGGAGCTTCGATCTGAAGGACTATCGCGGTCTCTGGCACAGATCCCCGTTCCTGACCATCTCCATGACGATCTTCATGCTGTCGCTCATGGGGATCCCTCCCTTCGCCGGATTCTTCGGCAAGCTTTATGTTTTCGGAGCGGCCGTCAATCGCGATCTGGCCTGGTATGCGGTTGTGGGGGCGCTCAACAGCGTAATAGCCGTCTATTACTATGCACGCGTCATCAAGACGATGATCATCGATGCCGAAGCGGAAGGGGTTCAGAGAGGAGTGATACGGCTCTCATGGACCAGCCAGGCCCTGGTGTGGGTTATGCTGCTGCCCACCGCGGGCCTTATGCTCTTCTGGGACCGCATCCAGCAACTTACCAGCAACTCCATGCACCTCTTTTTCGGTTAG